The following is a genomic window from Streptomyces sp. BHT-5-2.
GCCCCCGGATCGGCGTGATGCTCCAGTCGGGCGGGGTCTACGCCGGCGCCCGGGCCGAGGAGATGCTCCGGCACACCGCCACCCTGCACGCCCACCCCCTCGACGTGCCCGTACTGATCGAGCGACTGGGTCTGGGCAGTTGTGGACGGACGCCCTACCGGCGGCTGTCCGGCGGCCAGCAGCAGCGCCTAGCCCTGGCGATGGCCGTGGTCGGCCGCCCCGAGCTGGTGTTCCTGGACGAGCCGACCGCCGGCCTCGACCCGCAGGCCCGCCGCGCCACCTGGGACCTCGTCCGGGAGCTGCGCGCCGACGGCGTCGGTGTCGTGCTGACCACCCACTTCATGGACGAGGCCGAGCAGCTCGCCGACGACGTCGCGATCATCGACGGCGGCCGGGTCGTCACCCAGGGCAGCCCCGAGGAGCTGTGCCGGGGCGGGGCCGAGAACAGCCTGCGCTTCTCCGGCCGCCCCGGCCTGGACATCGGCTCGCTCCTCAAGGCCCTGCCCGCCGAGTGCGTCGCCGCCGAACTGACCGCCGGCACGTACCGCGTCCAGGGCCGGATCGACCCGCAACTGCTGGCGACCGTGGCCTCGTGGTGCGCCCAGAACGGCGTACTGCCCGACGCGATAGCCGTCGAACGCCACACCCTCGAAGACGTCTTCTTGGAACTGACCGGCAAGGAGCTGCGCGCATGACCGCCGTCGAGACCGGTGCCGGCACCGCGACCGGCACGTTCGCCCCGCGCCCCGGGGCGGCCCCGCTGCCCCGGATGATCCGCGCGCAGGCCGCCCTGGAGACCAGGATGCTGCTGCGCAACGGCGAGCAGCTGCTGCTGACGGTCGTCATCCCGACGCTGCTGCTGGTGCTGTTCTCCGCCGTCCGCATCATCGACACCGGCGCCGGCAGGTCGGTGGACTTCCTCACCCCGGGCGTCCTGGCACTCGCCGTGCTGTCCACCGCGTTCACCGGACAGGCCATCGCCACCGGCTTCGAGCGGCGCTACGGCGTGCTCAAGCGGCTGGCCGCCTCGCCGCTGCCGCGCTGGGGGCTGATGACCGCCAAGACCTGCGCGGTGCTGGTCACCGAGGTCCTGCAGGTCGTCCTGCTCACCGCGGTCGCCCTGGCGCTGGGCTGGTCCCCGCACGGCGCCGCGACCGGCGCCGTCTCCGTGGTCCTGCTGCTCCTGCTGGGCACCGCCGCGTTCTCCGGGCTGGGCCTGCTGATGGCCGGCACCCTCAAGGCCGAGGCCACCCTGGCCGCCGCCAACCTGGTCTTCCTGCTGCTGCTCGTCGGCGGCGGGGTGATCGTCCCGCTGGACAAGTTCCCGGCCGGCGCCCAGCAGGTGCTCCAGTTCCTGCCGATCTCCGCGCTCTCGGACGGCCTGCGGGCGGTGCTCCAGCACGGTGCCGGAACGCCCTGGGCCGACCTCGGCATCCTCGCGGTCTGGGCCGCGCTGGGGCTGGGCGCGGCGGCCCGGTTCTTCCGCTGGGAGTAGCGGGCACCCCGGCCCACCGGCCGGAACGGCCCCAACCCGACCCTCGTGAAAACTCGCACAAGCGGCCCGCCTACGATGGCTCCCGTGCCGAACACGCTGAATCCCTTTGAGCTGATCGCCCGCCGCTGGCAGCCCTCCGCGCGCTTCGTCGAGCGGGCGGCGCTCGCCACCGTCGTGATGGCCGTGGTCATCGTCGTGACCGGCGGCGCGGTCCGGCTGACCGAGTCCGGTCTGGGTTGCTCGACGTGGCCCAAGTGCACGCCGGACAGCCTCACCCCGACCGCCGCGATGGGCATCAACGGCCTCATCGAGTTCGGCAACCGCCTGCTGACCTACGTGCTGTGCGCCTTCATCGGGCTGTTCATCATCGCCGCCCGGGCCCGCGCACCGCGCCGCCGCTCGCTCACCCGGCTCGGCTGGGCGCAGTTCTGGATCGTGATGGGCAACGCGGTCTGGGGCGGCATCGTCGTGCTGACCGGCCTGAACCCGTACCTCGTCGCGGCGCACTTCCTGCTCACCAGCGCCCTGCTGACGGTCTGTGTCGTGTCCTGGCAGCGCGCCAAGGAGGGCGACGAGGAGCCGCGCGACGCGGTCGCCCGCCCGGTGCGGCAGCTGGCCTGGCTGCTGGTGGCGGCCACCGGCGCGCTCACCGTCGTCGGCACGGTCGTCACCGGCACCGGCCCGCACGCGGGCGACGCCCACAAGGTGCACCGCATCCCGCTGAACTGGCAGGAGATCACCCAACTCCACGTCGACTTCGTCTACGTCGTGGTCGGCCTGAGCGTGGCCCTGTGGTTCGCGCTGCGCGCGGTCAAGGCCCCGGCCGCACCGCGCCGGGCGGCGCTGGAACTCCTGGGCTGCCTCGCCCTGCAGGGCGTCATCGGCTACGTCCAGTACTTCACCGGTCTGCCGGAGATCGTCGTCGGGCTGCACATGCTGGGCGCGTCCCTGGTGTGGATCGCGGTGCTGCGGGTCTGCCTGTCGCTGCGCGAGCGCGGGCCGCGCCCGGTGGACGGCCCGCCCGCGGCGGCCGCCGTCGAGGCCCCGGCCGCTCAGCCGGCCTCCGCCGCCAGCCGGTAGACCCGGCGCGCGGTCCCCGAGCCGACCAGCTCGGTGATCCGCCGTCCGTCCGCGGCGGCGCACAGCCCCTCGGCCGTCCACTCCCCCACGACGCGGGCCATGGCCCGTGAGAAGAGCCGTGCGGCGGTGACGTAGAGCTCGGGCAGTCCGCGTGCCCCCGAGGAGAACAACAGCTTGCCGAACGGCGCCTGGCCCAGCGTCTCCTCGGGGCACGGGCCGGTGTCCGCGTAGACGTGCGGGTGCACGGCGGCCAGCTGCGCGGCCCGCCGGTGGTGCGGGGCCCGGGGCAGCAGGACGAGGTCGCAGCCGAGCCCGGCGGTGGCCCGCAGGAAGGCCGCCAGCGGCTGCGGATCGGCACAGTGCAGCTGCACCGGGAGCCCGGTGGCCACCGCACTCCACAGCAGGTGCCGGACGAGCGCCGGCTCCCCCAGCGGCTCCCCCGGGCGGCGCCCGCGCAGCCAGCGGTCCGCGGCCCGCCGTACCTCGCCCGCCTCCGGGGCCCGCCCCTCGCAGTAGCCGGCGCCGGAGGCGAAGGCGATGGCGTGCTGGGCGGCGGAGTAGAGGGCCTCGGCGGTGTAGCCGAGGAAGGAGTCGACGCTGCCGGAGGTGTCGGCGACCTGTTCGGCGAGCGGTTCCAGACGGACGACCTCGTGGGCGCGGCCCTGTGCGGCGGCGGCGAGTTCGGGCGCCGAGGTCAGGACGCCGGGCGCACCGGCCTCCACCAGGAACGTGCCGATGCCGGTGCCGCGGAGCAGCTTCCGGCCCGCGCGGAAGGCGCCGATCTCGCGCCGCCGGGCCAGATAGCGCACCGGCGGGCAGTGCGGTTCCAGGCCCAGCAGCGGCGGGCACCAGCGGCGTAACGCCAGGCCGGTGCGGGTGTCGAAGTGGCTGGTGCCCGCGGGGGCCGGGCCCTGGGCGCCGACGGCGGCGGCCAGATGGGCCTCGAAGGAACCGAGGCCGAGTTCACCGTGGACGGCGCCGTGGCTGTACTGGTCGATGAGCGGGGGGAGTGTGTCCATCCGCCTCTCCTCGCCGTCGGCCCGCCGGGCGTGGCCGGTCCACCGCGCCTGGTGAGCTTAACGGCCGAGCGGGTGGTGAGGTAGCGGGCGATGCGCCCCGGCGCACGGCACCGGGGCGGGAGCGCGGGCTCAGGCGTTGGCCGGGCCGCCCAGCTGGATACCGGCCATCCGGGACCACTCGTAGCGGCCGGTGCGGACCTTGGCGGCCAACTCGCCGTCGAAGTCGTCCTGGAGGGCGATGCCGGCCTGCTCGGCGGCCTTCTCGGCGGCGGAGTAGCTGTCCGCGACGAGGTTGCCCCACTCGCCGTTGGCACCGACCAGGGCGATCCGGGTGCGGCCGCGGCCGATGTGGGCGAGCTGGCCCTCGGCGGAGCCGCCGTGCGTGCTCGCGAAGGCGCGGATCTGCCGGGCGAGCCGGGCCGCCTGCTTGTCGGCCCGCTTCTCGGCCGTGGTCCCGGCGGCCGGGCCGCCCGCCGCCTGCTCGTCCGCCTGCTGGGTGTCTGCCATGGTCAGCATGCTACCCACCAGTAGCGCATTTGTAAGGGTGATCCCCCACACCCACCGCCCGGCCCGGGCCGCCTCGCCGAACTCCCGCCCGCCTCCCAATGGCTGGCACGCACCCGGAACGAGCACGGTGAGCGCGGTGGACGGAACGCACCGGATGCAGCGGAGCCGCCCTCCGAGACGAACGGAGGGCGGCCCGGGTGCCGACCCGTCAGACAGGACCTAGCGCAGGAAGGGGTCCACCGCCACGGCGACGAAGAGCAGCGAGACGTAGGTGATGGACCAGTGGAAGAGCCGCATCTCCTTGAGCTTGGCCCCGGTGACGCCGGCCTTGGCGCGGGACTGGAGGGCGTGCGCCTCCCACAGCCAGAAGGCGCCGCAGGCGACTGCGACGGCGGTGTAGAACCAGCCGGTGTAGCCCAGCGGCTGGAGCAGCAGCGAGACCGCCACCATCACCCAGCTGTAGACGACGATCTGCCGGGCGACGACCTTGTTGCCCGCCACCGCCGGCAGCATCGGCACGCCGACCCGCTTGTAGTCGTCGGTCACCTTCATCGACAGCGGCCAGTAATGCGGCGGCGTCCAGAAGAAGATGACGAGGAAGAGGACGCACGAGGCCCAGGAGACCGTGTTGGTCACCGAGGACCAGCCGATGAAGACCGGCATGCAGCCCGCGATGCCGCCCCAGACGATGTTCTGGCTCGTCCGCCGCTTGAGGATCATGGTGTAGACGACGACGTAGAAGAGCAGCGCCCCGAGGGACAGCATCGCCGACAGCGGGTTGACGAGGAACCAGAACCACGCGGTGGAGCCGACCGCGAGGACGGTGGCGAAGACCAGGCACTCGCGCGGCGAGACCACGCCGGTCACCAGCGGACGCTGGGAGGTGCGGTCCATCATCGCGTCGATGTCGCGGTCGAGGTACATGTTGTACGCGGCGGCACCGCCGGCGGACAGATAGCCGCCGACGCAGGTGGCCAGTACCAGCCACAGGTCCGGGACCCCGCCGGCCGCCAGGAACATCACCGGCACCGTCGTCATCAGCAGCAGCTCGATGACCCGCGGCTTGGTCAGCGCGATGAACCCCTTGAGCCGGGCCCCGAACGGCCGGTTACCGGGACTCCCGGGGACCTGAGAGAGCCCCCCCGCAGGACGGGTTTCGACGGCCGTCACGCACACCCCTGGAAGTAACGTCTGCGGCCGCAGCCGCGGAGATAAGGCCAGCAAGCTCCGCCGGCGGTGAACACCCGGTAAAGGCTTGCGCTTACCACGCCACTTTAGACGTTGGCCATACGGCGGCTCTCGCGGGGGTGGGGTCGTGTTGGGCGCCCGGCCGCGGGACGGCCGCGGCGGCCTGCGGCACGGGTCCGGCGGCGGTTTGTCCGGAGCTTTCCCGGCTCGTCCGCCGGGCGTTCGGGAGGCGGAGGCGCCCGCGGCCCGGCAGTCTGGACCTGGGGGCAGCCCCGGGGCGCGGTCGGTGCCGGGAATGCCCCGAGTGCCGTTGAAGTTCCCCGAAGCGAAAGTTCTCCCGCGATCGCGACCCCACCCGCCGGGTGAGCGCCAGGACCGCCGACTGAGCACCGACTGAGCGCCTGAATCGCCGACTGAGCGTCGAAAAGGCGGGCGCATTCGCGGGGGTAGGCTCGACACCGCCTGGGCGGATCTGCCGTCCGCGTTCGACATGTGGAGAGGAGCCCTGACTCAGGGTGAGCACCAAGCCGACCACCACAGATTTCGAGTGGACCGAACTGGACCAGCGGGCGGTGGACACCGTCCGCGTCCTGGCCATGGATTCCGTGCAGAAGGTCGGTAACGGCCATCCGGGTACGGCCATGAGCCTGGCGCCCGCCGCCTACGTTCTCTTCCAGAAGCTCATGCGGCACGACCCCGCCGACGCGGACTGGACCGGCCGGGACCGGTTCGTCCTCTCCGCCGGCCACTCCAGCCTGACCCTCTACATCCAGCTCTTCCTGGCCGGTTACGGTCTGGAGCTGGCGGACCTGGAGGGCTTCCGCACCTGGGGCTCGAAGACCCCGGGCCACCCGGAGTACGGCCACACCACCGGCGTGGAGACCACCACCGGCCCGCTGGGCCAGGGTGTCGCCAACGCGGTCGGCATGGCGATGGCGTCCCGCTACGAGCGCGGCCTGTTCGACCCCGACGCGGCGCAGGGCACCTCCCCCTTCGACCACATGGTGTACGTCGTCGCCGGTGACGGCTGCCTCCAGGAGGGCATCGCCGCCGAGGCGTCCTCCATGGCCGGCCACCAGAAGCTCGGCAACCTCGTCATGCTGTGGGACGACAACCACATCTCCATCGAGGGCGACACCCAGACCGCCGTCTCCGAGGACACCCTCAAGCGCTACGAGGCGTACGGCTGGCACGTCCAGCGCGTCGAGCAGCTGCCCAACGGCGACCTGGACCCGGCCGGTCTGGCCGCGGCCCTGGAGGCCGCCAAGGCGGAGACCGGGCGCCCGTCGTTCATCGCGGTCCGCTCGATCATCGCCTGGCCGGCCCCCAACGCCCAGAACACCGAGGCCGCGCACGGCTCCGCGCTGGGCGCCGAGGAGGTGGCCGCCACCAAGCGGGTGCTGGGCTTCGACCCGGAGAAGTCGTTCGTCGTCGCCGACGAGGTGCTGGCGCACACCCGCCGCGCCCTGGACCGCGGCCGCGAGGCCCGCGCCGAGTGGGAGAAGTCGTTCGCCGCCTGGCGCACCGCCAACCCCGAGCGCGCCGCCGAGTTCGACCGGATCGCCGCGGGCGAGCTGCCCGAGGGCTGGGAGGACCACATCCCGTCCTTCGAGACCGGCAAGGCGGTGGCCACCCGGGCCGCCTCCGGCAAGGTCCTCCAGGCGCTGGGCGCGGTCGTCCCCGAGCTGTGGGGCGGCTCCGCCGACCTCGCCGGGTCGAACAACACCACCATCGACAAGACCTCGTCGTTCCTGCCGGAGGGCAACCCGCTGCCGGGCGCCGACCCGTACGGCCGCACCGTCCACTTCGGCATCCGCGAGCACTCCATGGCCGCGGAGATGAACGGCATCGCGCTGCACGGCAACACCCGCATCTACGGCGGCACCTTCCTGGTGTTCTCCGACTACATGCGCAACGCCGTCCGGCTGTCGGCCCTGATGCACCTGCCGGTGACGTACGTGTGGACGCACGACTCCATCGGTCTGGGCGAGGACGGCCCGACCCACCAGCCGGTCGAGCACCTGGCCTCGCTGCGCGCCATCCCGGGCCTGAACATCGTGCGCCCGGCCGACGCCAACGAGACCGCGCTCGCCTGGCGCGAGATCATGCGCCGCTGGACGAAGGAGTTCCGCGTGGGCGCCCCGCACGGTCTGGCGCTGACCCGTCAGGGCGTGCCGACGTACGAGGCCGACGAGAACACCGCCAAGGGCGGCTACGTCCGCTTCGAGGCCGAAGGGGCCGACGGCACGGCCGCCGAGCCGCAGGCCGTGCTGATCGCCACCGGTTCCGAGCTGCAGCTGGCCGTGGCGGCACGCGAGCAGTTGCAGGCCGAGGGCGTCCCGACCCGCGTGGTGTCGATGCCGTCGGTGGAGTGGTTCGAGGAGCAGGACCAGGCGTACAAGGACAGCGTGCTGCCGCCGTCCGTGAAGGCGCGGGTGGCTGTGGAGGCCGGCATCGGCCTGACCTGGTACCGCTACGTCGGCGACGCCGGCCGGATCGTGTCGCTGGAGCACTTCGGCGCCTCGGCCGACGGCAAGCTCCTCTTCCGCGAGTTCGGCTTCACCCCGGAAGCGGTGGCCGCCGCCGCCCGGGCCTCGCTGGCCGCCGCCGCGCGCTGACGCCCGTATACGACAAGTAGGAGATGCTTAAACCCATGACAGACGCACTCAAGCGCCTCTCCGACGAAGGCGTGGCGATCTGGCTGGACGACCTGTCGCGCAAGCGCATCACGTCCGGCAATCTGGCCGAGCTGATCGACCAGCAGCACGTCGTCGGCGTCACCACCAACCCGTCGATCTTCCAGAAGGCGATCTCCTCGGGCGACGGCTACCAGCAGCAGGTCGCCGACCTCGCCGCCCGCAAGGTCACCGTCGAGGAAGCCATCCGCATGATCACCACGGCGGACGTCCGGGACGCGGCCGACGTGCTGCGCCCGGTCTTCGACGCCACGGGTGGCCAGGACGGCCGGGTCTCCATCGAGGTGGACCCGCGGCTGGCGCACAACACCGTGGCGACCGTCGCCGAGGCCAAGCAGCTGGCATGGCTGGTGGACCGCCCGAACACGCTGATCAAGATCCCGGCCACCAAGGCGGGCCTGCCGGCCATCACCGAGGTGATCGGCCTGGGCATCAGCGTCAACGTCACGCTGATCTTCTCGCTGGAGCGGTACCGCGAGGTGATGGACGCCTACCTCGCCGGTCTGGAGAAGGCCAAGGCCGCGGGCCTGGACCTGTCCAAGATCCGTTCGGTGGCCTCGTTCTTCGTGTCCCGTGTGGACACCGAGATCGACAAGCGCCTGGAGAGGCTCGGCACCGACGCCGCCAAGGCCCTCAAGGGCAAGGCCGCGCTGGCCAACGCCCGGCTTGCGTACCAGGCGTACGAGGAGGTCTTCTCCTCCGACCGCTGGGCCGCCCTCGACAAGGCGGGCGCCCACAAGCAGCGTCCCCTGTGGGCCTCCACCGGCGTGAAGGACCCCGCGTTCAAGGACACCCTGTACGTGGACGAGCTGGTCGCGCCGGGCACCGTCAA
Proteins encoded in this region:
- a CDS encoding amidohydrolase: MDTLPPLIDQYSHGAVHGELGLGSFEAHLAAAVGAQGPAPAGTSHFDTRTGLALRRWCPPLLGLEPHCPPVRYLARRREIGAFRAGRKLLRGTGIGTFLVEAGAPGVLTSAPELAAAAQGRAHEVVRLEPLAEQVADTSGSVDSFLGYTAEALYSAAQHAIAFASGAGYCEGRAPEAGEVRRAADRWLRGRRPGEPLGEPALVRHLLWSAVATGLPVQLHCADPQPLAAFLRATAGLGCDLVLLPRAPHHRRAAQLAAVHPHVYADTGPCPEETLGQAPFGKLLFSSGARGLPELYVTAARLFSRAMARVVGEWTAEGLCAAADGRRITELVGSGTARRVYRLAAEAG
- the tal gene encoding transaldolase, which codes for MTDALKRLSDEGVAIWLDDLSRKRITSGNLAELIDQQHVVGVTTNPSIFQKAISSGDGYQQQVADLAARKVTVEEAIRMITTADVRDAADVLRPVFDATGGQDGRVSIEVDPRLAHNTVATVAEAKQLAWLVDRPNTLIKIPATKAGLPAITEVIGLGISVNVTLIFSLERYREVMDAYLAGLEKAKAAGLDLSKIRSVASFFVSRVDTEIDKRLERLGTDAAKALKGKAALANARLAYQAYEEVFSSDRWAALDKAGAHKQRPLWASTGVKDPAFKDTLYVDELVAPGTVNTMPEATLEATADHGEITGDTVRGTYAGAKADLDAIAALGISYDDVVQLLEDEGVEKFEAAWNDLLKSTEAELARLAPSEG
- a CDS encoding heme A synthase → MPNTLNPFELIARRWQPSARFVERAALATVVMAVVIVVTGGAVRLTESGLGCSTWPKCTPDSLTPTAAMGINGLIEFGNRLLTYVLCAFIGLFIIAARARAPRRRSLTRLGWAQFWIVMGNAVWGGIVVLTGLNPYLVAAHFLLTSALLTVCVVSWQRAKEGDEEPRDAVARPVRQLAWLLVAATGALTVVGTVVTGTGPHAGDAHKVHRIPLNWQEITQLHVDFVYVVVGLSVALWFALRAVKAPAAPRRAALELLGCLALQGVIGYVQYFTGLPEIVVGLHMLGASLVWIAVLRVCLSLRERGPRPVDGPPAAAAVEAPAAQPASAASR
- a CDS encoding heme o synthase, encoding MCVTAVETRPAGGLSQVPGSPGNRPFGARLKGFIALTKPRVIELLLMTTVPVMFLAAGGVPDLWLVLATCVGGYLSAGGAAAYNMYLDRDIDAMMDRTSQRPLVTGVVSPRECLVFATVLAVGSTAWFWFLVNPLSAMLSLGALLFYVVVYTMILKRRTSQNIVWGGIAGCMPVFIGWSSVTNTVSWASCVLFLVIFFWTPPHYWPLSMKVTDDYKRVGVPMLPAVAGNKVVARQIVVYSWVMVAVSLLLQPLGYTGWFYTAVAVACGAFWLWEAHALQSRAKAGVTGAKLKEMRLFHWSITYVSLLFVAVAVDPFLR
- a CDS encoding ABC transporter permease, whose product is MTAVETGAGTATGTFAPRPGAAPLPRMIRAQAALETRMLLRNGEQLLLTVVIPTLLLVLFSAVRIIDTGAGRSVDFLTPGVLALAVLSTAFTGQAIATGFERRYGVLKRLAASPLPRWGLMTAKTCAVLVTEVLQVVLLTAVALALGWSPHGAATGAVSVVLLLLLGTAAFSGLGLLMAGTLKAEATLAAANLVFLLLLVGGGVIVPLDKFPAGAQQVLQFLPISALSDGLRAVLQHGAGTPWADLGILAVWAALGLGAAARFFRWE
- the tkt gene encoding transketolase, with protein sequence MSTKPTTTDFEWTELDQRAVDTVRVLAMDSVQKVGNGHPGTAMSLAPAAYVLFQKLMRHDPADADWTGRDRFVLSAGHSSLTLYIQLFLAGYGLELADLEGFRTWGSKTPGHPEYGHTTGVETTTGPLGQGVANAVGMAMASRYERGLFDPDAAQGTSPFDHMVYVVAGDGCLQEGIAAEASSMAGHQKLGNLVMLWDDNHISIEGDTQTAVSEDTLKRYEAYGWHVQRVEQLPNGDLDPAGLAAALEAAKAETGRPSFIAVRSIIAWPAPNAQNTEAAHGSALGAEEVAATKRVLGFDPEKSFVVADEVLAHTRRALDRGREARAEWEKSFAAWRTANPERAAEFDRIAAGELPEGWEDHIPSFETGKAVATRAASGKVLQALGAVVPELWGGSADLAGSNNTTIDKTSSFLPEGNPLPGADPYGRTVHFGIREHSMAAEMNGIALHGNTRIYGGTFLVFSDYMRNAVRLSALMHLPVTYVWTHDSIGLGEDGPTHQPVEHLASLRAIPGLNIVRPADANETALAWREIMRRWTKEFRVGAPHGLALTRQGVPTYEADENTAKGGYVRFEAEGADGTAAEPQAVLIATGSELQLAVAAREQLQAEGVPTRVVSMPSVEWFEEQDQAYKDSVLPPSVKARVAVEAGIGLTWYRYVGDAGRIVSLEHFGASADGKLLFREFGFTPEAVAAAARASLAAAAR
- a CDS encoding ABC transporter ATP-binding protein; the encoded protein is MPSTSSGDAPRSAGEPAVEVVGLVKRYGGKTAVDGLDLTVARGTVTAVLGPNGAGKTTTVETCEGYRRPDAGRVRVLGLDPLADAAALRPRIGVMLQSGGVYAGARAEEMLRHTATLHAHPLDVPVLIERLGLGSCGRTPYRRLSGGQQQRLALAMAVVGRPELVFLDEPTAGLDPQARRATWDLVRELRADGVGVVLTTHFMDEAEQLADDVAIIDGGRVVTQGSPEELCRGGAENSLRFSGRPGLDIGSLLKALPAECVAAELTAGTYRVQGRIDPQLLATVASWCAQNGVLPDAIAVERHTLEDVFLELTGKELRA